The genomic DNA ATGATTATTATCGGAGATATGTTCACGGGAAAAGAACGTGCAAAATGGCAAGGTGTTTTTGGTGCGTTATACGGTCTTGCTTCTGTAATTGGACCACAAGTTGGTGGTTGGATTGTAGACGCAGTGAACTGGAGATGGGTATTCTACATTAACTTACCAGTTGGTATTTTAGCAACAATCTTTATTGCAATGGGATTAAAATCACATAAACAAACAGGACCAATTAAAATTGATATTGCTGGAATATTTACAATGATTCTCGGTGTTGTAAGTTTATTACTTGCATTAACATTTGGCGGGAAAGATTATCCATGGGATTCTTGGCAAATTATCGGGTTATTTGCACTAGCTGTAATTGGTATTGTAGGATTTATTATCGTTGAAACGAAAGCTGAAGAACCGATTTTACCGATGCATTTCTTTAAAAATCGCACATTTACATTACTGAATGCGATTGGATTCTTTATGAGTATTGGCATGTTCGGTGCGATTATGTTCGTACCATTCTTTATGCAAGGAATTGTAGGAGTAAGTGCTGCTGAATCAGGAACAATTATGACGCCAATGATGATTACAATGATTGTGATGAGTATTATCGGTGGGCAACTTGTATTAAAAGTTGGTGTAAAACCACAAATTATTACAGGAATGCTTATAATGGCTGGAGGATTCTGGTTATTAACAACGATGGATATGCACACAACTAAATTAACTGCAACGTCTTATATGATGGTTATCGGTTTAGGCATGGGTCTTGTAATGCCAACATTAACATTAGCGTTACAAGAAAGCTTCCCGAAAAAAGACCTTGGTGTCGTAACATCATCAAGTCAGTTCTTCCGTCAAATCGGTGGAACATTTGGTATTACAATTTTAGGGTCAATTATGAATAACACTTCAGGTACAACATTAACAAAGAATTTAGTACCTGTATTAGATACGTTCCCGAAAGAAGCGGGACAAATGGTAACGAAATTTAAAGATATGATTCATACAGACCCACAAGGTTTATATTCGATGTTATTTAGTCCAGAGGCATTAAAACAAATGCCAGAAGCTTTTGCTAACAGCATTGTACCAATTTTGAAAAATTCCTTAGTAGACTCACTTCATACTGTCTTCCTAACAGGATTAGTATTCATTGTAGTGGGTGCTATCTTTACGATTTTCTTACAGAAGATTAAACTATCAGATCGTAAAAAAGACGCTGAAGAGCCTTCTGTAGAAGAAAAAGAACAAACTGTATCCTATTCGTAATGAAAAAGCATCGCCTTATGGCGGTGCTTTTTTGAGTATAACCTTAAAAGCTTTTTTGTGAGAAATGATTGACGTATTTCTAGAAATACGTTATATTATTTTCTGTAAACGGTTACATGAAATGGAGAGGAAAGAGAATGAGTACGATTAAAGACGTTGCAAAATTAGCGGGAGTATCTGTTGCGACCGTTTCCAGAGTGTTAAATAAAAATGGATATGTTCATGAAGATACATTAAAGAAAGTAGAGCGAGCAATTGAGATGCTAGATTATAAACCTAGTACAGTAGCGCGTTCACTGTATAATAAAAAATCTCGTTTAATTGGCTTAGTTGTTCCAAATATCGTGAATCCATTCTTTCCAGAAGTTGCACGTGCCGTAGAAGATGTAGCGCATAAGCAAGGATACACAGTTGTCCTTTGTAACTCTGATGAGAGTTTAGAGAAAGAAAAGCAATATATTGATGTACTTAGGCAAAATAATGTGGATGGATTTATTGTAGCAACCAATCCACAAAATAGTGTTAATTACATGAAGTTGTCTGTTCCAGTTGTTGCAATTGACCGTATGTTTAATGAGCGTATTCCTACTGTATATGCAGATAACTATGCAGGGAGTCAGGCAGCGACAAAGTTATTAATAGATAAAGGCTGTAAACATATTGCGCATATTCGCGGACCGCGTGACGTAAGCACGGCTAATGAACGTTTTGAAGGTTTTGTAGACGTTATTACGCAAAATAATCTTTCTTATATGATTGCAGAGAGTACATTTGATCCAGCTAATAGTGAGCGTGTAGCGGTGGAATTATTAGAAGAATACCCACATATTGATGGAATTGTTGCAGGGAATGATTTAATTGCAATAGGTATTGTAAAGGCTGCGCTTCAAAAGGGGATTTCTATTCCAGATGATTTACAAATTATCGGATTCGATGGAATTTCTTTAACAGAGATGATGTATCCATCTATTACAACTGTTGCACAGCCAATTTATGAAATGGGGAAAATTGCAACAGAGCTGTTATTAGAGCAGATGGAAGGAAACGTATTAGAAGAGAAACACTATCGTTTACCGATTGAAATTATAGAACGAAATACAACGAAGTAAGGAGATGAAACAGATGCCAAATATTGCAGTAGTAGGTAGTATTTCAATGGACTTAGTAGCCGTTTCAAAAAAACGTCCGAAAGCAGGGGAAACAGTAATTGGTGAAGCATTTCATACAATTCCAGGAGGGAAAGGAGCCAACCAAGCGGTTGCTGCAGCTAGATTAGGCGCAAATGTAGCGATGGTTGGTGCGGTAGGAGACGATAATTATGGAACTGTAGTTAAGAAAAATTTAGAGAACGAACGTGTTTTTATCGACTATGTGGTACCGGTTACAGATGCAGCGACAGGAATTGCTCATATCGTTTTAGCAGAAGAGGATAACAGTATTGTTGTCGTGCAAGGGGCGAATGCTCTTGTAAATGAGTCGATTGTAGATCGTTCAAAAGATCTTCTTATAAAAGCAAATATGGTTGTTCTTCAACTAGAGATTCCACTTGAAACAGTAAAATATGTATTGGCTATTTGTGAGGAACACAAAATTCCGGTTATGTTAAATCCAGCGCCAGCACAAGTATTATCAGAAGATATTTTAGAAAAGGCAACTTATATTACGCCAAATGAACATGAGTGCCGCATCGTATTAGATGATTTCACATCACCAATTGAAGAGTTACTGGCTAAATATCCAAATAAACTATTGATGACAGAAGGTTCTAATGGTGTGCGTTTCCATAATGGTACGGAGATTGTACATGTTCCTAGCATTGCTGTCGATGTAGTAGATACGACTGGAGCTGGTGATACATTTAATGGCGCATTAGCAGTTGCGCTTTCTGAAGGAGAAACACTTCAAAAAGCAATTCGTTTTGCAAATATTGCTGGTGGTCTTTCTGTAACGAAACTTGGGGCACAAGGTGGTATGCCAACGAGAGATAGAGTACGTGAAGTGCAGGTGATTGTTGGATGAAAAAGCATGGTGTATTAAACAGTGAGATTGCAGCAGTCCTTGCTTCACTTGGGCATACAGATACAATTGTAATTGCAGACTGTGGGTTACCGATTCCTGACGGGGTAAAACGAATTGATTTAGCTGTTGAGATTGGAAAACCTAGCTTTTTAGATGTATTGCAAGTGGTAGCTGATGATATGGCAATTGAAAAGGTGACGTTAGCAGAAGAAGTCATTAACAAGAATGCGGAAGTAAATAAAGAGATTGAGCTGAAATTAATAGAACCAGCGTTTGAATATGTATCTCATGAACAATTTAAAGAGCATACAAAGAAAGCAAAAGCCATTATTCGTACAGGAGAGGCTACTCCTTATGCCAATGTAATTTTACATGCAGGCGTGATTTTTTAATAAAGGGAAGTGATGAGAATGCATATTGAAATGAAAAACATTTCAAAGGCGTTCAATGGCAATTCTGTTTTGAAGAATGCACAGTTTATGATTGAAACAGGAGAAGTCCATGCATTGATGGGGGAAAATGGAGCGGGTAAATCAACGCTCATGAAGATTTTAACAGGTGTATATAAAAAAGATGGTGGAACGATCACGATCGATGGGCAAGAACGAACTTTTAAAAATGCAAAAGAAGCTGAAGAATACGGTATTGCATTTATACATCAAGAATTGAACATATTATCGAATTTAACAGTAGCTGAAAATATGTTTCTCGGTAAAGAGTTAATGTATGGGAAGACAGGTATTTTACGTACGCGTCAAATGAACGCGATTGCGCAGCAGCAACTAGCGGAGTTAGGATTACACGTAAAAGGTGCTATGTTAGCAGGAGAGTTATCTGTTGGACAACAGCAGATTATTGAAATTGCGAAAGCGTTAATGACAAACGCGAGCGTTATTATTATGGACGAACCTACAGCTGCATTAACAGATCGTGAAATTGAAACGTTGTTTACTGTCATTAATAAATTACGTAAAGAAGGCGTTTCGTTCGTTTATATCTCACACCGAATGGAAGAAATTTTTTCAATATGTGATGCCATTACAATTTTACGTGATGGGGAATACGTAGGAAAGAGATTA from Bacillus basilensis includes the following:
- a CDS encoding MDR family MFS transporter, translating into MEQQENINRKLLLIGLIIAMLFAALDGTIVGTAMPRIVGELGGLSLMTWLTTAYMLTSTTVVPIAGKLADLLGRRNVYITGLVIFMLGSALCGMANGMTELIIFRGIQGLGGGIMMPMAMIIIGDMFTGKERAKWQGVFGALYGLASVIGPQVGGWIVDAVNWRWVFYINLPVGILATIFIAMGLKSHKQTGPIKIDIAGIFTMILGVVSLLLALTFGGKDYPWDSWQIIGLFALAVIGIVGFIIVETKAEEPILPMHFFKNRTFTLLNAIGFFMSIGMFGAIMFVPFFMQGIVGVSAAESGTIMTPMMITMIVMSIIGGQLVLKVGVKPQIITGMLIMAGGFWLLTTMDMHTTKLTATSYMMVIGLGMGLVMPTLTLALQESFPKKDLGVVTSSSQFFRQIGGTFGITILGSIMNNTSGTTLTKNLVPVLDTFPKEAGQMVTKFKDMIHTDPQGLYSMLFSPEALKQMPEAFANSIVPILKNSLVDSLHTVFLTGLVFIVVGAIFTIFLQKIKLSDRKKDAEEPSVEEKEQTVSYS
- the rbsR gene encoding ribose operon transcriptional repressor RbsR; the encoded protein is MSTIKDVAKLAGVSVATVSRVLNKNGYVHEDTLKKVERAIEMLDYKPSTVARSLYNKKSRLIGLVVPNIVNPFFPEVARAVEDVAHKQGYTVVLCNSDESLEKEKQYIDVLRQNNVDGFIVATNPQNSVNYMKLSVPVVAIDRMFNERIPTVYADNYAGSQAATKLLIDKGCKHIAHIRGPRDVSTANERFEGFVDVITQNNLSYMIAESTFDPANSERVAVELLEEYPHIDGIVAGNDLIAIGIVKAALQKGISIPDDLQIIGFDGISLTEMMYPSITTVAQPIYEMGKIATELLLEQMEGNVLEEKHYRLPIEIIERNTTK
- the rbsK gene encoding ribokinase; its protein translation is MPNIAVVGSISMDLVAVSKKRPKAGETVIGEAFHTIPGGKGANQAVAAARLGANVAMVGAVGDDNYGTVVKKNLENERVFIDYVVPVTDAATGIAHIVLAEEDNSIVVVQGANALVNESIVDRSKDLLIKANMVVLQLEIPLETVKYVLAICEEHKIPVMLNPAPAQVLSEDILEKATYITPNEHECRIVLDDFTSPIEELLAKYPNKLLMTEGSNGVRFHNGTEIVHVPSIAVDVVDTTGAGDTFNGALAVALSEGETLQKAIRFANIAGGLSVTKLGAQGGMPTRDRVREVQVIVG
- the rbsD gene encoding D-ribose pyranase, which codes for MKKHGVLNSEIAAVLASLGHTDTIVIADCGLPIPDGVKRIDLAVEIGKPSFLDVLQVVADDMAIEKVTLAEEVINKNAEVNKEIELKLIEPAFEYVSHEQFKEHTKKAKAIIRTGEATPYANVILHAGVIF